In the Grimontia kaedaensis genome, one interval contains:
- the xthA gene encoding exodeoxyribonuclease III: MKVISFNINGLRARLHQLQALIEKHQPDVIGLQEIKVHDEAFPVEDVEAMGYKVYFHGQKAHYGVAMLCKQEPLKVQKGFPTDEEDAQRRMIMATFKNDDGSEVTVLNGYFPQGENIAHETKYPAKRKFYKDLMTYLNTSHSNDEKLIVMGDINISPIDLDIGIGEVNRKRWLKTGKCSFQPEEREMLAALMNWGFIDTFRQQFPDVHDKFSWFDYRSRGFDDNRGLRIDVILATPSLAADCTDTGIDYELRGIEKPSDHAPIWAEFR; encoded by the coding sequence ATGAAAGTCATTTCTTTTAATATCAATGGATTGCGCGCCCGCCTTCACCAACTTCAGGCGCTGATTGAAAAGCACCAGCCAGACGTTATCGGTCTGCAGGAAATCAAGGTTCATGATGAAGCCTTTCCTGTCGAAGACGTCGAAGCGATGGGCTACAAAGTCTATTTCCATGGTCAAAAGGCGCATTACGGGGTTGCAATGCTCTGTAAGCAAGAGCCACTGAAAGTACAAAAAGGCTTTCCGACCGACGAGGAAGATGCACAGCGCCGTATGATCATGGCAACGTTCAAAAATGACGATGGCAGTGAAGTGACAGTGTTGAACGGTTACTTTCCTCAGGGTGAAAACATCGCCCACGAAACCAAGTACCCTGCCAAGCGCAAGTTCTACAAAGATCTAATGACCTATCTCAATACCTCACACAGCAATGACGAGAAACTGATTGTTATGGGTGACATCAACATCAGCCCGATTGATTTGGACATCGGTATTGGTGAAGTGAACCGTAAGCGCTGGCTAAAAACCGGTAAGTGTTCTTTCCAGCCCGAAGAACGTGAAATGCTGGCAGCGTTGATGAATTGGGGCTTTATAGACACCTTCCGCCAGCAGTTCCCAGATGTCCACGACAAGTTCTCGTGGTTCGATTACCGCTCCCGCGGTTTTGACGACAACCGTGGCCTGCGTATCGATGTGATTCTGGCCACCCCTTCACTGGCGGCAGACTGCACGGATACGGGTATCGATTACGAGCTGCGTGGTATCGAGAAACCTTCCGACCACGCGCCGATCTGGGCGGAGTTTAGGTAG
- a CDS encoding ABC transporter permease has product MLESIYAYLDQNDIFTSTTILHYWSGLTVTVQLVFLSLVLGLILSVPLAVARTSKNPWINRPVWIYVYIFRGTPLLIQLYLIYYGVATIEGIQQSMFWAVVEDAFYPCLFAFVLNTAAYTTEILRGAMVATPAGEIEAGKAYGMSRFTILRRIILPSSFRRALPAYSNEVIFMLHASSIASVVTIIDLTGAARDIYARFYAPFDAFLFVAAIYLCLTFAIVYGFKRLEHRWHRHLRPLES; this is encoded by the coding sequence ATGTTAGAATCAATTTATGCTTACCTCGACCAAAACGATATCTTCACGTCGACCACCATTCTCCACTATTGGAGTGGTCTGACAGTGACAGTCCAATTGGTATTTCTGTCTCTGGTACTGGGTCTTATTCTGTCGGTACCACTGGCGGTAGCGAGAACTTCAAAGAACCCTTGGATTAATCGTCCGGTTTGGATTTACGTTTACATCTTCCGTGGCACGCCGCTGCTTATCCAGCTTTACCTGATTTATTACGGTGTAGCGACCATTGAAGGTATTCAACAAAGTATGTTCTGGGCCGTTGTTGAAGATGCTTTCTATCCATGTCTGTTTGCTTTTGTGTTGAACACGGCCGCATACACAACGGAAATCCTCCGTGGTGCCATGGTGGCAACACCTGCAGGTGAAATCGAAGCAGGCAAGGCTTACGGCATGTCGCGCTTTACGATTCTGCGCCGCATCATCTTGCCATCTTCATTCCGTCGCGCACTGCCAGCGTACAGCAACGAAGTTATCTTCATGCTGCATGCAAGCTCGATTGCGTCGGTCGTGACCATCATCGACCTTACAGGCGCAGCAAGGGACATCTATGCACGCTTTTACGCGCCATTTGATGCCTTCCTGTTTGTGGCGGCTATCTACCTGTGTCTGACCTTCGCCATTGTTTATGGCTTTAAACGCCTAGAGCACCGCTGGCACAGACATTTGAGACCGTTGGAGTCTTAA
- a CDS encoding ABC transporter permease, with amino-acid sequence MLDLHGYGPSIFMGAILTVELAVLSAVIAVLLGLVTALARLSKNRFARGVATVYSTVVRGVPDLVLMLLIFFGAQIMMNNFSDWLYEKYEIDMFININEFTAGVSTIGFIFGAYMAETFRGAFLAVDRGQLEAGTAYGMSPWMIFRRIMFPQMMRHALPGIGNNWLVLVKTTALVSVIGLADMTRLAKEAAGAVNEPFKFFIPVAMVYLLITSISELGLKRLERKFSAGVVRG; translated from the coding sequence ATGTTAGATCTGCATGGTTATGGCCCTTCCATTTTCATGGGCGCAATATTAACCGTCGAATTGGCGGTGCTTTCTGCTGTGATTGCGGTGTTACTGGGATTGGTAACCGCATTGGCGCGACTTTCTAAGAACCGTTTTGCCCGAGGTGTGGCAACGGTTTATTCCACCGTGGTTCGGGGTGTACCCGATCTGGTGTTGATGCTGCTGATTTTCTTCGGCGCTCAAATCATGATGAACAACTTCTCTGACTGGCTTTACGAAAAGTATGAAATTGATATGTTCATCAACATCAATGAGTTTACTGCCGGTGTTTCGACGATTGGCTTTATCTTCGGTGCTTACATGGCTGAAACCTTCCGCGGTGCATTTCTGGCGGTTGACCGTGGTCAGTTGGAAGCAGGGACTGCGTATGGCATGAGCCCCTGGATGATCTTCCGTCGCATCATGTTCCCACAAATGATGCGCCATGCGCTTCCGGGGATTGGTAACAACTGGCTGGTGCTGGTGAAGACAACAGCACTGGTTTCAGTGATTGGTTTAGCGGACATGACGCGCCTTGCCAAAGAAGCCGCTGGTGCGGTTAACGAACCGTTCAAGTTCTTTATTCCGGTCGCAATGGTCTACCTGCTGATCACCTCTATCTCTGAGCTTGGACTCAAGCGTTTGGAGCGTAAGTTCAGTGCTGGTGTAGTAAGAGGCTAA
- a CDS encoding transporter substrate-binding domain-containing protein — MKKWLVAAAVTAALGATAVQAKDWKDVRIAVDVPYEPFEYKAPDGTLTGFEVDLGNAVCENAKLNCSWVIQAWDGIIPGLQARKYDVIFSSMSITEERAKQVLFSEPYYNTPSGFFAPKGSGLNPADVASLKGKRIGVQRGTIQDNYATDTFGKVAEVKRYTTGDDLVLDLQGGRLDIVLIDFPVGESSILGGKDGDNFEAVGDNVQLGNGVAAAFRKRDKDLAAIFNESLSQVKANGTYDEIRKKYFAYDIKM, encoded by the coding sequence ATGAAAAAATGGTTAGTTGCTGCTGCTGTTACGGCTGCACTGGGCGCGACAGCGGTTCAGGCAAAAGACTGGAAAGACGTACGCATCGCTGTGGATGTGCCTTATGAACCATTCGAATACAAAGCACCAGACGGCACGCTGACTGGTTTCGAAGTGGATCTGGGTAACGCTGTATGTGAAAACGCGAAACTGAACTGTAGTTGGGTTATCCAAGCATGGGACGGCATCATTCCAGGTCTGCAAGCACGTAAGTACGACGTAATTTTCTCGTCAATGTCGATCACTGAAGAGCGTGCCAAGCAGGTATTGTTCTCAGAACCATACTACAACACCCCAAGTGGCTTCTTTGCGCCAAAAGGTTCAGGTCTGAACCCAGCAGATGTAGCATCACTAAAAGGTAAACGTATTGGCGTTCAGCGCGGTACCATCCAAGACAACTACGCGACTGATACTTTCGGCAAAGTAGCCGAAGTGAAGCGTTACACCACAGGTGATGATCTGGTTCTGGATCTGCAAGGTGGTCGTCTGGATATCGTTCTTATCGACTTCCCAGTAGGTGAATCTTCAATCCTGGGCGGTAAAGACGGCGACAACTTCGAAGCAGTGGGTGACAACGTTCAACTGGGTAACGGTGTAGCAGCAGCATTCCGTAAGCGTGACAAAGACCTGGCAGCGATCTTTAACGAGTCTCTGTCTCAGGTGAAAGCAAACGGTACGTATGACGAGATTCGTAAGAAGTACTTTGCCTACGATATCAAAATGTAA
- a CDS encoding ABC transporter ATP-binding protein, which produces MTEAVALQVKDLHKTFGQHEVLKGISLDAHRGDVISIIGSSGSGKSTFLRCINLLETPTAGEIWVNGELIEMKNGRHGEAVPVSERQVQRIRSRLAMVFQGFNLWSHMTVLENVIEAPIHVLGVPKAEAMERAEAFLQRVGLWERRDYYPGHLSGGQQQRAAIARALAVEPEVLLFDEPTSALDPELVGEVLNVMKILAEEGRTMLVVTHEMAFARDVSNHVMFLHQGLVEEQGDPAKLFTNPESERLQQFISSIY; this is translated from the coding sequence ATGACGGAAGCAGTAGCGCTGCAAGTCAAAGACCTTCACAAGACCTTTGGTCAACACGAAGTATTAAAAGGTATCTCACTGGACGCACACCGTGGCGATGTCATCTCTATTATCGGATCTTCCGGTTCAGGTAAAAGTACCTTCCTTCGTTGTATCAATTTGCTGGAAACCCCAACCGCGGGCGAGATTTGGGTTAATGGCGAACTGATCGAAATGAAGAACGGCCGTCATGGCGAAGCCGTCCCCGTCAGTGAGAGACAGGTTCAACGTATTCGTTCGCGTTTAGCCATGGTGTTTCAGGGTTTCAACCTTTGGTCCCACATGACTGTTCTTGAAAACGTCATTGAAGCACCTATTCATGTTCTTGGTGTACCAAAAGCGGAAGCGATGGAGCGGGCAGAAGCCTTCTTACAACGTGTTGGTCTGTGGGAACGTCGCGATTACTACCCAGGACACCTTTCAGGCGGTCAACAACAGCGTGCAGCGATTGCGCGCGCGCTGGCAGTAGAGCCAGAAGTGCTGCTGTTTGACGAACCGACCTCGGCGCTCGACCCGGAATTGGTGGGCGAAGTCCTCAATGTCATGAAAATTCTCGCTGAAGAAGGTCGTACCATGCTGGTCGTGACTCACGAAATGGCTTTCGCACGTGACGTTTCCAACCATGTGATGTTCTTACACCAAGGTTTAGTGGAAGAGCAGGGCGACCCAGCTAAGCTATTTACTAATCCTGAGTCGGAGCGATTACAACAGTTTATCTCTTCGATTTACTGA
- a CDS encoding ABC transporter substrate-binding protein — MLPRLLTLCFALISFASSATINTLTIIPELSNGFVRNYNPFRADTLATTRDFIFEPLLVFEEGVAHFRLAESYTLSPDLKGIVLTLRDDIKWSDGTPFSADDVVYSLTLLKNEPKLDYNSLGEWIERIEKRNENEVYVSLSRPNAQIAHRLQDAIIVPKHQWEDISDKRFYLNAQPVGTGPFTDIKAFSSNNIVQCRNPYYWQQDKLKVDCIRYPQVKSNDELISRLSNGEFDWASAFIPDIERNYASYSRDYHYHHKPSTIVSLMFNFKHPNDEMRKVIQDVRFRRAVSMSLARDLFTNVAVFGQGEKAAFASGMESKFEDWVPNSAAEQHLYYIRFHPKAASRLLDELGLEDIDGDRFRELPSGEPLTLRIIAPSGWSDFISAANVAAEMFAAVGLRVKTEVLPFPEYEARMAEADYDLSITNYFSGLTPFKYFNSAFNSAYQTPTSPRFAQHFYKDDEIDGLLADFLLQTEPRKQREVIRKLHLLVAEQQVTVPLYYKLETVEFTTTRYKGWRKHIDGTPNVPPIWHTERPRLIQLLELEPVEP, encoded by the coding sequence ATGTTGCCACGCTTGCTGACTTTGTGTTTCGCGCTCATCTCTTTCGCCAGCTCAGCCACGATCAATACACTTACAATAATTCCCGAGCTGTCGAACGGCTTTGTCAGAAACTACAACCCTTTCCGCGCCGATACACTGGCGACGACGAGAGACTTCATCTTCGAGCCCCTGTTGGTTTTTGAGGAGGGCGTCGCACATTTCCGTCTAGCCGAAAGCTACACCTTATCCCCCGATCTGAAAGGCATTGTTCTTACCCTGCGGGATGACATTAAGTGGTCTGACGGTACGCCATTCAGTGCCGACGATGTGGTGTACAGTCTCACGCTACTCAAGAATGAACCCAAACTGGATTACAATTCACTCGGTGAGTGGATTGAGCGCATAGAAAAACGTAATGAAAATGAGGTATACGTCTCGTTAAGCCGTCCGAATGCCCAAATTGCCCACCGTTTGCAAGACGCCATCATTGTTCCTAAGCACCAGTGGGAAGACATCTCTGACAAGCGTTTTTACCTTAATGCCCAGCCAGTCGGCACTGGCCCTTTTACTGACATTAAAGCCTTTAGCAGCAACAACATCGTTCAATGCCGTAACCCTTATTACTGGCAACAGGATAAGCTCAAGGTTGACTGTATTCGCTATCCCCAAGTCAAAAGTAACGATGAGCTTATCAGCCGTCTCAGTAACGGAGAATTTGACTGGGCGAGCGCCTTTATTCCAGATATTGAACGTAACTACGCATCCTATTCGCGTGATTACCATTATCACCACAAACCCTCCACCATCGTCAGCCTCATGTTTAACTTCAAACATCCGAATGACGAAATGCGCAAAGTTATTCAGGACGTACGTTTCCGACGTGCTGTCTCAATGAGCCTTGCCCGAGATCTTTTCACCAATGTGGCAGTTTTTGGGCAAGGTGAAAAAGCGGCTTTTGCCAGTGGTATGGAGTCAAAATTTGAGGACTGGGTGCCAAATTCGGCCGCAGAGCAGCATCTTTACTACATTCGCTTTCATCCTAAGGCTGCTTCACGCCTGCTTGATGAGCTGGGTTTAGAAGATATTGATGGCGACAGATTCCGCGAGTTACCCTCCGGCGAGCCACTTACACTGCGGATTATCGCTCCTAGCGGTTGGAGTGACTTTATCTCCGCCGCCAATGTAGCTGCCGAGATGTTTGCGGCAGTGGGCCTTCGTGTAAAAACGGAAGTTTTGCCTTTCCCTGAGTATGAAGCCCGGATGGCGGAAGCGGACTATGACCTTAGCATCACCAATTACTTTTCCGGCCTAACACCGTTCAAGTATTTTAACTCAGCGTTTAACAGCGCCTACCAAACCCCGACCTCTCCGCGCTTCGCGCAGCACTTTTACAAAGACGATGAAATCGATGGGTTATTGGCGGATTTCCTGCTTCAAACCGAGCCTCGGAAGCAGCGCGAGGTTATCAGAAAGCTGCACCTTCTTGTTGCTGAGCAGCAAGTTACCGTGCCGCTTTACTACAAATTGGAAACCGTTGAATTCACCACGACCCGCTATAAGGGCTGGAGAAAACATATTGATGGCACTCCAAATGTTCCACCGATTTGGCACACAGAGAGACCAAGGCTGATCCAGCTTTTGGAACTGGAACCCGTTGAGCCTTGA
- a CDS encoding tetratricopeptide repeat protein — MKLFGVGVLLFCASLPAFASDPDFARHLNRIETLLSNDEVDKAADLAKAIVADNEEQNALHQRLLGYIYLNEGDYNRAYLAYTKALEYRKLPESLRQDVLGALVSLSMKRGRPEVAIQYGKTYLAEFPTFQPVEHLYTRALFSEKRYEEALKQANAIIARYGNVPEFIWQIKLLSEEQLQQHRALINTTRVIQDKYGHDVRWQRKKAASYAALGEVRAALKTLQAEVKAGAELTEADYLNMSQYASMLGDIDQAKRLLNQGISSESVTVNREVLKRKLQYHIQAKEWAEAWEVVSVLNKEPELYLVKAQTRIASQLQRWEDTAKVAQLGIDMGGHTDPFLWEILGYSAMKTNQLELARSAYERLKLLDPNSDADVWLKTLDLMGK, encoded by the coding sequence ATGAAACTTTTTGGTGTTGGCGTATTGCTGTTTTGTGCAAGTTTACCGGCGTTTGCCAGTGATCCGGATTTTGCCCGTCACCTGAATCGTATCGAAACTCTGCTCTCTAATGATGAGGTCGATAAAGCAGCCGATCTGGCTAAGGCGATTGTTGCGGATAACGAGGAGCAGAATGCACTACATCAGCGGTTGCTCGGTTACATCTATCTGAATGAAGGTGACTACAACCGCGCGTATCTCGCCTACACCAAAGCGCTGGAATACCGAAAATTACCAGAAAGTTTAAGGCAAGACGTACTGGGCGCGCTGGTGTCGCTCTCAATGAAACGTGGCCGTCCGGAAGTTGCCATTCAATACGGTAAAACGTATCTGGCTGAGTTTCCTACCTTCCAGCCGGTTGAGCACCTTTATACCCGTGCGCTGTTCAGCGAAAAGAGATATGAAGAAGCGTTAAAACAGGCTAACGCTATTATTGCCCGTTATGGCAATGTGCCGGAGTTTATCTGGCAGATTAAGCTTTTAAGTGAAGAACAGCTACAACAGCATCGTGCGTTGATTAACACTACACGAGTGATTCAGGACAAGTATGGTCATGATGTTCGCTGGCAACGCAAAAAAGCAGCATCCTATGCCGCTTTGGGTGAAGTCCGAGCAGCGCTGAAAACCTTACAGGCTGAAGTCAAAGCTGGTGCTGAACTGACAGAGGCGGACTACCTCAATATGTCCCAGTATGCGAGTATGCTTGGGGATATCGATCAGGCCAAGCGCTTGTTGAACCAAGGCATCAGTTCAGAATCGGTTACGGTCAACCGCGAGGTACTGAAACGAAAGCTTCAGTACCATATTCAGGCTAAGGAATGGGCCGAAGCCTGGGAAGTGGTTTCTGTGCTGAACAAAGAGCCAGAGCTTTATTTGGTTAAAGCACAAACACGAATCGCTTCCCAACTACAGCGATGGGAAGATACAGCAAAGGTGGCACAACTCGGCATCGACATGGGTGGACATACAGACCCATTCTTATGGGAAATTCTTGGTTACAGCGCGATGAAAACCAATCAGCTGGAACTCGCACGTTCGGCCTACGAGCGCTTGAAGCTTCTTGATCCTAATAGTGATGCTGATGTGTGGCTTAAAACCCTGGATTTGATGGGTAAATAG
- the ycaO gene encoding 30S ribosomal protein S12 methylthiotransferase accessory factor YcaO, with product MKTYIPGKDAALEESINNFEAKLTAAGFNVEPVSWLNPVPNVWSVHIRDVDAPMNFTNGKGASKKAALASALGEYFERLSCNYFYADFYLGEEIAQAPFVHYPDEKWFPLTDDDMLPEGLLDNDMRAFYDQEETLMASDLVDLQSGNEERGICALPFIRQKDQQTVYVPMNIVGNLYVSNGMSAGNTATEARSQALSEVFERAIKNRIIAERISMPEIPAEVIARFPTIEASIEAMQAEGFPITVYDASMGGQYPVVCVTLFNPNNGTCFTSWGAHPRFQVAFERTVTELLQGRSLKDLDVFEAPSFHDEDVADHHNLETHFIDSSGTVSWDMFKSTPDYEFTEWNFEGTSEGEVSWLLGKLHAEDADAYIADYSHLGVNCCRVIVLGWSEIYPPEEVQLSNNNRGTDLRDAMSMLLATGFSDESVESLFDVLEMSDFDESYMVCELMGVLPDTGTAWKSLTIGELKCLLALAMGDMETAQDLATWSLEYNTTIYSQERIMFMRCLIASLELAQDEARDAAEYRRAFGFVYGESITEAVWSSICGDLRFYGLELENANLTSFGVHQKLLASYEKLQQAKANAA from the coding sequence ATGAAAACCTATATCCCTGGTAAAGACGCTGCGCTCGAAGAGTCCATCAACAACTTTGAAGCTAAATTGACAGCTGCCGGTTTCAACGTTGAGCCTGTTTCCTGGCTTAACCCTGTACCGAATGTCTGGTCAGTTCACATCCGTGATGTAGATGCACCAATGAACTTTACCAACGGAAAAGGCGCCAGCAAGAAAGCCGCTCTGGCCTCTGCGCTCGGGGAGTATTTCGAGCGTCTTTCATGCAACTATTTCTATGCGGATTTCTATCTGGGTGAAGAGATCGCACAAGCACCATTCGTTCATTACCCGGACGAGAAATGGTTTCCCCTCACTGATGACGACATGCTGCCAGAAGGTCTGCTCGATAATGACATGCGCGCATTCTACGATCAGGAAGAAACCCTGATGGCGAGCGATCTGGTCGATCTTCAATCGGGCAATGAAGAGCGCGGGATCTGCGCGCTGCCGTTTATCCGCCAGAAAGATCAGCAGACCGTTTACGTGCCAATGAACATTGTCGGTAACCTCTATGTTTCTAACGGTATGTCAGCGGGTAATACTGCGACCGAAGCGCGCAGCCAGGCGCTGTCTGAAGTGTTTGAGCGAGCCATTAAAAACCGCATCATTGCTGAGCGCATCAGCATGCCGGAAATTCCTGCAGAAGTTATTGCCCGCTTCCCTACTATTGAGGCTTCTATTGAAGCCATGCAGGCAGAAGGTTTCCCGATTACGGTTTATGACGCCTCCATGGGCGGTCAGTACCCGGTTGTTTGCGTGACTTTGTTTAACCCCAACAATGGCACTTGCTTTACCTCTTGGGGAGCACACCCTCGCTTCCAGGTGGCTTTCGAGCGCACTGTGACCGAACTCCTTCAAGGCCGCAGCCTGAAAGATTTGGACGTTTTCGAAGCACCATCCTTCCATGATGAAGATGTGGCTGACCACCACAACCTGGAAACACACTTCATTGACTCATCAGGCACGGTTTCTTGGGATATGTTTAAGTCCACACCGGATTACGAATTCACTGAGTGGAACTTCGAAGGTACTTCAGAAGGAGAAGTCTCCTGGCTTCTCGGTAAGCTTCATGCAGAAGATGCGGATGCGTATATTGCCGATTACAGCCACCTTGGCGTGAACTGTTGTCGTGTGATTGTGCTAGGCTGGTCTGAAATATACCCACCTGAAGAAGTACAGCTTAGCAATAACAACCGCGGTACCGATCTACGTGATGCTATGTCCATGCTGCTCGCAACGGGTTTCAGTGATGAATCGGTTGAGTCTCTGTTTGATGTGCTGGAGATGTCAGACTTTGATGAAAGCTACATGGTGTGTGAATTGATGGGAGTACTACCTGATACAGGTACCGCTTGGAAATCACTCACCATTGGCGAACTGAAATGTTTACTGGCGCTGGCGATGGGTGACATGGAAACAGCACAGGATTTAGCGACCTGGAGCTTGGAATACAATACAACCATCTACAGTCAGGAACGCATCATGTTTATGCGCTGCCTGATCGCAAGCCTCGAATTGGCTCAGGATGAAGCACGTGATGCCGCAGAATACCGTCGCGCATTTGGTTTTGTGTACGGCGAAAGCATCACCGAAGCCGTTTGGAGTTCAATCTGTGGTGATCTCCGCTTCTATGGCCTTGAACTTGAGAATGCAAATTTAACCTCGTTCGGAGTGCATCAGAAACTTCTGGCCTCCTACGAAAAACTCCAACAAGCAAAAGCCAACGCTGCGTAA
- a CDS encoding DUF3360 family protein, with translation MSTQAPSERIGDKAQSEYQAKHRPASEFATRSDYLDHELQIMNPRRWKLNLPGRDFRFELEDLVPALAGTIGIIAMYSAVMMSWADGLTQAWDHINLGKEFAIEVARVEMLIPALLFCVLASGFINPRANLAGNHGPMIPLIGTIALAGAHPLALALLLGMFGLMLSYFKGGSKLVNLTSEGVAGGLLIFLGFTGAMSQIADIQTWAKGLESATVAKGSMGYVGLVVLAVNVVLYAMLARIGKRWLAIPACAFTGLIAALALGAGFDLTFTTEMGLPNLNPVYWWGSTEQGWMLGLPNLQHFIASLPFAILAVAMWSPDFLGHRIFQELNYPKKTEKVLMDVDDTMTMCSIRQMVGTAVGGGNITSSWGTYMIPAAIAKRPIPAGAILLGCLVMFIAILGFPMDVAVWPPVMRIALLVGVFLPLLEAGVQMVRETKDSQSAGICIFASMVANPVLAWALAMLLDNNGLIGDKARAKKLSFVDRIVIPGSVLVICLVAMLAVGMLEDQFGIPALM, from the coding sequence ATGTCAACTCAAGCTCCATCAGAGCGCATCGGCGATAAGGCGCAAAGCGAGTATCAAGCTAAGCACCGACCTGCCTCAGAGTTCGCGACCCGTTCAGATTACCTGGACCACGAACTTCAAATCATGAACCCGCGCCGCTGGAAGCTAAACCTTCCTGGCCGCGATTTCCGTTTCGAACTCGAAGACCTCGTTCCTGCACTGGCGGGTACCATCGGCATTATCGCGATGTACTCAGCAGTCATGATGTCCTGGGCTGATGGCCTGACCCAAGCTTGGGATCACATCAATCTGGGTAAAGAGTTCGCAATCGAAGTAGCACGTGTAGAGATGCTTATCCCAGCCCTGCTGTTCTGTGTGCTTGCCTCTGGCTTTATCAACCCTCGCGCTAACCTTGCCGGTAACCACGGCCCAATGATCCCGCTGATCGGTACCATTGCGCTGGCTGGTGCTCACCCTCTTGCGCTTGCATTGCTGCTGGGTATGTTCGGCTTGATGCTGAGTTACTTCAAAGGGGGCTCCAAACTAGTGAACCTCACCAGTGAAGGGGTTGCCGGCGGTCTTCTTATTTTCCTCGGTTTCACCGGTGCAATGAGCCAAATCGCAGACATCCAAACTTGGGCAAAAGGCCTTGAGTCTGCAACCGTCGCAAAAGGCAGCATGGGTTATGTTGGCCTTGTGGTTCTGGCTGTGAACGTGGTGCTTTACGCTATGCTTGCGCGCATCGGTAAACGCTGGTTGGCAATCCCTGCCTGTGCATTCACTGGTCTGATTGCAGCACTGGCGCTGGGCGCTGGCTTCGATCTGACTTTCACCACTGAAATGGGTCTGCCTAACCTTAACCCTGTTTACTGGTGGGGTAGCACAGAGCAAGGTTGGATGCTGGGCCTGCCGAATCTGCAGCACTTCATCGCCTCTCTGCCATTTGCGATTCTTGCTGTAGCTATGTGGTCTCCTGATTTCCTTGGCCACCGTATTTTCCAAGAGTTGAACTATCCGAAGAAAACCGAAAAAGTGCTGATGGACGTGGATGACACAATGACTATGTGTTCTATCCGCCAGATGGTTGGTACTGCCGTAGGTGGCGGTAACATCACGTCTTCTTGGGGTACTTACATGATCCCTGCAGCAATTGCGAAGCGTCCAATTCCTGCTGGTGCGATTCTGCTGGGCTGTTTGGTGATGTTCATCGCTATCCTTGGCTTCCCAATGGACGTAGCAGTATGGCCACCGGTAATGCGTATCGCACTGCTGGTAGGTGTATTCCTGCCGCTGCTTGAAGCGGGTGTTCAGATGGTTCGTGAAACGAAGGATTCGCAATCAGCAGGTATCTGTATCTTCGCATCAATGGTTGCTAACCCAGTACTGGCTTGGGCACTTGCAATGCTGCTCGACAACAATGGTCTCATTGGTGACAAAGCGCGCGCGAAAAAACTGTCTTTCGTAGACCGTATCGTGATTCCAGGTTCAGTATTGGTTATCTGTCTGGTTGCTATGCTCGCGGTTGGTATGCTGGAAGATCAGTTCGGCATCCCTGCTCTGATGTAA